In the Arachis ipaensis cultivar K30076 chromosome B10, Araip1.1, whole genome shotgun sequence genome, one interval contains:
- the LOC107623020 gene encoding protein ANTHESIS POMOTING FACTOR 1-like gives MFLRSKKMGGIQQENREEKVSLELSEEILQSMEVGMAFKDYNCKISSMDFHRATSYLVTASNDESIRLYDVTAGTCLKTINSKKYGVDLVCFTSHPTTVIYSSRNGWDESLRLLSLHDNKYLRYFKGHHDRVVSLSLCSRKECFISGSLDRTVLLWDQRAEKCQGLLRVQGRPAISYDDQGLVFAIAFGGYIRMFDARKYEKGPFEIFSIGGDISDANTVKFSNDGRLMLLTTADGHIHVLDSFRGTLLSTYNVTPVSCNSTLEASFSPEGMFVISGSGDGSIYAWSVRSGKEVGSWRSATADTGPPVIKWAPGSLMFATGSSELSFWVPDLSKLGSYVGRK, from the exons ATGTTTCTTCGCTCCAAAAAAATGGGCG GGATACAGCAGGAAAACAGAGAAGAGAAGGTGTCTTTGGAGCTCAGTGAGGAAATTCTTCAGAGCATGGAAGTTGGAATGGCTTTCAAAGACTAT AATTGTAAAATTAGTTCCATGGATTTTCACAGGGCAACCAGCTATCTAGTCACTGCTAGCAATGATGAATCCATTCGTCTCTATGATGTCACTGCCGGAAC ATGTTTGAAGACAATTAACAGCAAGAAGTATGGGGTTGACTTGGTTTGTTTCACGTCTCATCCGACCACTGTTATATACTCGTCTAGAAATGGGTGGGATG AATCTCTGCGGCTTCTATCGTTGCATGATAACAAGTATTTGAGATATTTCAAAGGCCATCATGACAG GGTTGTCTCACTTAGCTTGTGCTCCCGGAAGGAGTGCTTTATTTCTGGATCTCTTGATCGAACTGTTTTACTATGGGATCAAAGGGCCGAGAAATGCCAG GGACTTTTACGTGTACAAGGAAGGCCTGCTATTTCATATGATGATCAAGGGCTTGTTTTTGCAATTGCCTTTGGAGGATACATAAGAATGTTTGATGCTCGCAAGTATGAAAAG GGTCCCTTTGAGATCTTTTCTATTGGAGGAGATATTTCTGATGCAAATACAGTGAAATTTAGTAACGATGGGAGACTTATGCTTTTAACAACTGCAGATGGGCATATTCATGTTCTTGATTCATTTCGTGGCACACTT TTATCAACGTATAATGTCACACCTGTCTCGTGCAACTCCACATTAGAAGCTTCTTTCAGTCCAGAGGGAATGTTTGTAATATCAG GTTCTGGGGATGGCAGCATTTATGCATGGAGTGTTCGAAGTGGTAAAGAG GTTGGTAGCTGGAGGAGTGCAACTGCTGATACTGGACCACCGGTGATAAAATGGGCACCGGGAAGTCTCATGTTCGCAACCGGATCTTCTGAGCTATCATTTTGGGTCCCAGATTTGTCTAAGTTGGGATCTTATGTTGGAAGAAAGTAA
- the LOC107623022 gene encoding protein ANTHESIS POMOTING FACTOR 1-like, producing MGGIQQENREEKVSLELSEEILQSMEVGMAFKDYNCKISSMDFHRATSYLVTASNDESIRLYDVTAGTCLKTINSKKYGVDLVCFTSHPTTVIYSSRNGWDESLRLLSLHDNKYLRYFKGHHDRVVSLSLCSRKECFISGSLDRTVLLWDQRAEKCQGILTYFINKIGTFTCTRKACYFI from the exons ATGGGCG GGATACAGCAGGAAAACAGAGAAGAGAAGGTGTCTTTGGAGCTCAGTGAGGAAATTCTTCAGAGCATGGAAGTTGGAATGGCTTTCAAAGACTAT AATTGTAAAATTAGTTCCATGGATTTTCACAGGGCAACCAGCTATCTAGTCACTGCTAGCAATGATGAATCCATTCGTCTCTATGATGTCACTGCCGGAAC ATGTTTGAAGACAATTAACAGCAAAAAGTATGGGGTTGACTTGGTTTGTTTCACGTCTCATCCGACCACTGTTATATACTCGTCTAGAAATGGGTGGGATG AATCTCTGCGGCTTCTATCATTGCATGATAACAAGTATTTGAGATATTTCAAAGGTCATCATGACAG GGTTGTCTCACTTAGCTTGTGCTCCCGGAAGGAGTGCTTTATTTCTGGATCTCTTGATCGAACTGTTTTACTATGGGATCAAAGGGCCGAGAAATGCCAG GGGATTCTTACTTACTTTATAAACAAAATAGGGACTTTTACGTGTACAAGGAAGGCCTGCTATTTCATATGA